The following coding sequences are from one Streptococcus mitis window:
- a CDS encoding S1 RNA-binding domain-containing protein, protein MKIGDKLKGRITGIQPYGAFVELETGDTGLIHISEIRTGFIENIQEALKVDEEVQVQVVDLDEFTGKASLSIRTLEEEKHQFPRRRRFSSDRFNYGFAPLKRMMPIWTKEALQHLKNQKH, encoded by the coding sequence ATGAAAATCGGTGATAAGCTAAAGGGGCGTATTACAGGGATTCAGCCCTACGGTGCCTTTGTTGAGCTAGAGACGGGTGATACGGGGCTGATTCACATTTCAGAGATTCGGACAGGCTTTATTGAAAATATCCAAGAAGCCTTGAAAGTCGATGAAGAGGTTCAAGTTCAAGTAGTGGATTTAGATGAATTTACAGGGAAAGCCAGCCTTTCTATCCGCACTTTGGAGGAAGAAAAACACCAGTTTCCGAGACGGAGACGCTTTTCGAGCGACCGTTTTAACTATGGCTTTGCGCCTCTTAAACGAATGATGCCAATTTGGACTAAGGAAGCTCTTCAACATTTGAAGAATCAGAAGCACTAG
- a CDS encoding tRNA1(Val) (adenine(37)-N6)-methyltransferase, whose product MEEEQLLKSGERINQLFSTDIKIIQNREVFSYSVDSVLLSRFPRFPKKGLIVDFCAGNGAVGLFASTRTQAQILAVEIQERLADMAERSVRLNGLEEQMEVICDDLKNMPAYIQGSKVDMILCNPPYFKVDPHSNLNESEHYLLARHEITTNLQEICRSAQSILKSNGRLAMVHRPDRLLDILDSLQRHNLAPKRLQFVYPKREKEANMLLIEAIKDGSTSGFKVLPPLIVHNDDGSYTPELEEIYYGS is encoded by the coding sequence ATGGAAGAAGAACAATTATTAAAATCAGGAGAGCGCATTAACCAGCTCTTTTCGACAGATATCAAAATCATTCAAAATAGAGAGGTTTTTAGCTATTCGGTGGATAGTGTTCTCTTGTCACGTTTTCCACGTTTTCCTAAAAAGGGCTTGATAGTGGATTTTTGCGCTGGAAATGGAGCAGTGGGGCTATTTGCTAGCACTCGGACTCAGGCACAGATTTTGGCTGTTGAGATTCAGGAGCGTTTGGCGGATATGGCTGAACGCTCTGTCCGTTTGAATGGTTTAGAAGAGCAGATGGAGGTCATCTGTGATGATTTGAAAAATATGCCTGCTTACATCCAGGGAAGTAAGGTGGATATGATTTTGTGTAATCCACCCTATTTCAAGGTGGATCCTCATTCTAATCTGAACGAGAGTGAACATTATCTCTTGGCTCGCCACGAAATCACGACCAATTTGCAGGAAATCTGTCGTAGTGCCCAGAGTATTCTCAAATCTAATGGACGCTTGGCCATGGTTCATCGTCCTGATCGACTTTTAGATATCTTGGACAGCTTACAACGGCATAATCTAGCTCCTAAGCGCCTGCAGTTTGTTTATCCAAAAAGAGAAAAGGAAGCCAATATGCTTTTGATTGAGGCTATCAAGGATGGTTCAACAAGCGGCTTTAAGGTCTTACCACCTCTAATTGTTCACAATGATGATGGCTCTTATACGCCTGAACTTGAAGAGATTTACTATGGATCATAA
- a CDS encoding GIY-YIG nuclease family protein: MDHKAYMYVLECRDGSYYTGYTTDVRRRLAVHNSGKGGKYTRARLPVKLIYAQGFSSKEEAMSAEALLKRKKRPQKETFLSENQDRNLLSYFEES, encoded by the coding sequence ATGGATCATAAGGCTTATATGTACGTGCTGGAGTGTCGTGATGGATCTTACTATACAGGCTATACGACTGATGTGAGAAGACGCCTCGCTGTCCACAATAGTGGGAAGGGAGGCAAATACACACGAGCACGCTTGCCAGTCAAACTCATCTATGCTCAAGGTTTTTCCAGTAAGGAAGAAGCCATGTCGGCAGAAGCCCTTCTCAAGCGTAAGAAGAGGCCACAGAAGGAAACATTTTTATCTGAAAATCAAGATAGAAATTTACTTAGTTATTTTGAAGAATCGTGA
- a CDS encoding manganese-dependent inorganic pyrophosphatase codes for MSKILVFGHQNPDSDAIGSSVAFAYLAKEAYGLDTEAVALGTPNEETAFVLNYFGVEAPRVITSAKAEGAEQVILTDHNEFQQSVSDIAEVEVYGVVDHHRVANFETASPLYMRLEPVGSASSIVYRMFKEHGVAVPKEIAGLMLSGLISDTLLLKSPTTHPTDKVIAPELAELAGVNLEEYGLAMLKAGTNLASKSAEELIDIDAKTFELNGNNVRVAQVNTVDIAEVLERQAEIEAAMQAANEANGYSDFVLMITDIVNSNSEILALGANMDKVEVAFNFKLVDNHAFLAGAVSRKKQVVPQLTESFNA; via the coding sequence ATGTCTAAGATTCTAGTATTTGGTCACCAAAATCCAGACTCAGATGCCATCGGTTCATCTGTAGCCTTTGCCTACCTTGCAAAAGAAGCTTACGGTTTGGATACGGAAGCTGTTGCCCTTGGAACTCCAAATGAAGAAACAGCCTTTGTCTTGAACTATTTTGGTGTAGAAGCACCGCGTGTTATCACTTCTGCCAAAGCAGAAGGTGCAGAGCAAGTTATCCTGACTGACCACAATGAATTCCAACAATCTGTATCAGATATCGCTGAAGTAGAAGTTTATGGTGTTGTAGATCACCACCGTGTGGCTAACTTTGAGACTGCAAGCCCACTTTACATGCGTTTGGAGCCAGTTGGTTCAGCGTCTTCAATCGTTTACCGTATGTTCAAAGAACATGGTGTAGCTGTGCCTAAAGAGATTGCTGGTTTGATGCTTTCAGGTTTGATTTCAGATACCCTTCTTTTGAAATCACCAACAACACACCCAACAGATAAAGTCATTGCTCCGGAATTGGCTGAATTGGCTGGTGTGAACTTGGAAGAATATGGTTTAGCTATGTTGAAAGCTGGTACCAACTTGGCTAGCAAATCTGCTGAAGAATTGATTGACATCGATGCTAAAACTTTTGAACTCAACGGAAACAATGTCCGTGTTGCTCAAGTAAACACAGTTGACATCGCTGAAGTATTGGAACGCCAAGCAGAAATTGAAGCTGCAATGCAAGCTGCCAACGAAGCAAACGGCTACTCTGACTTTGTCTTGATGATTACAGATATCGTCAACTCAAACTCAGAAATCCTAGCACTTGGTGCTAACATGGACAAGGTTGAAGTAGCTTTCAACTTTAAACTTGTAGACAACCACGCCTTCCTTGCTGGTGCCGTTTCACGTAAGAAACAAGTGGTACCTCAATTGACTGAAAGCTTTAATGCTTAA
- a CDS encoding YiiX/YebB-like N1pC/P60 family cysteine hydrolase — MLENGDLIFVRDESDMGQAIQTSTGNYNHVAIYLDGMIYHASGQAGVVCQEPADFFESNHLYDLYVYPEMDIQSVKERACKHLGAPYNASFYPDGHGFYCSQYMAEILPIFETIPMKFGDGEQEISDFWREYYRELDLPVPLNQPGTNPSQLASSPLLECKERNLHDSDF, encoded by the coding sequence ATGTTAGAAAATGGCGATTTGATTTTTGTGAGAGATGAGTCAGATATGGGACAGGCCATCCAGACTTCCACAGGCAACTATAACCATGTTGCCATTTATTTGGATGGGATGATTTACCACGCTAGTGGACAGGCTGGTGTTGTCTGTCAAGAACCGGCAGACTTCTTTGAGTCTAATCACTTGTACGACCTCTATGTTTACCCAGAAATGGATATCCAGTCGGTGAAGGAAAGAGCTTGCAAACATCTGGGAGCTCCTTATAATGCTTCTTTCTATCCAGATGGACATGGTTTTTACTGTTCCCAGTACATGGCAGAAATCCTACCGATTTTTGAAACCATTCCCATGAAATTTGGGGATGGTGAGCAGGAGATTAGTGATTTTTGGAGGGAGTATTACAGAGAACTAGATCTGCCTGTTCCTTTGAACCAGCCGGGGACCAATCCTAGTCAGTTGGCATCATCGCCTCTGTTAGAATGTAAAGAAAGGAATCTTCATGATTCAGATTTTTAA
- a CDS encoding DUF1803 domain-containing protein encodes MIQIFNPSRLTRQPFFRELIRYLDQHEDVILREIKAQFPDVAVDKLMEEYIKAGLILRENKRYYLNLPMLESLDSLELDQEIFVSEASPVYQTLLEQRFETELRNQTNAAILVENTDFARSKMTLSNYFYKVKHQYPLTEKQQELYAILGDVNPEYALKYMTTFLLKFLKKEQLMQKRRDIFVDSLVVLGYIVQNEDGKYELAVDFDKERLTFYLA; translated from the coding sequence ATGATTCAGATTTTTAATCCATCTCGTTTGACGAGACAGCCATTTTTTAGAGAATTGATCCGCTATCTGGACCAGCATGAGGATGTGATTTTACGGGAAATCAAGGCTCAATTTCCAGATGTTGCAGTTGATAAACTCATGGAAGAGTATATAAAGGCAGGTTTGATTCTACGAGAAAATAAGCGTTATTACCTTAATCTTCCCATGCTTGAATCACTCGATAGTCTTGAACTGGATCAAGAGATTTTTGTCAGCGAAGCTAGTCCGGTCTATCAAACCTTGTTAGAGCAGAGGTTTGAGACAGAATTACGCAATCAAACCAATGCTGCTATTTTAGTTGAAAATACGGACTTTGCGAGATCAAAAATGACCCTGTCCAATTATTTCTACAAGGTCAAACATCAGTATCCTTTGACAGAAAAACAACAGGAACTTTATGCTATTTTGGGAGATGTTAATCCTGAGTATGCTCTCAAATATATGACGACTTTTTTGTTGAAATTTCTCAAAAAAGAGCAGCTTATGCAGAAACGCCGTGATATCTTTGTGGACAGTTTAGTTGTCCTAGGTTATATTGTCCAAAATGAAGATGGAAAGTATGAGTTGGCCGTCGATTTTGATAAGGAAAGATTAACTTTCTACTTGGCCTGA
- a CDS encoding CsbD family protein yields the protein MSLENKLEQATGAIKEGFGKVTGDGKTEAEGAVEKTVAKAKEVVEDAKGAVEGAVEGLKNAFK from the coding sequence ATGTCACTTGAAAACAAATTGGAACAAGCAACAGGCGCTATCAAAGAAGGATTTGGTAAAGTTACTGGGGATGGCAAGACTGAAGCAGAAGGCGCTGTAGAAAAGACAGTTGCTAAGGCAAAAGAAGTAGTTGAAGACGCTAAAGGTGCTGTAGAAGGTGCCGTTGAAGGTTTGAAAAACGCTTTTAAATAA
- a CDS encoding UDP-N-acetylmuramoyl-L-alanyl-D-glutamate--L-lysine ligase translates to MIKIETVLDILKKDSLFREIIDQGHYHYNYSHVVFDTICYDSRKAKEKSLFFVKGASFKKEFLLSAISQGLGWYMAEEDYEVGIPAIIVSDIKKAMSLIAMEFYGNPQDKLKLLAFTGTKGKTTAAYFAYNILSQGHRPAMLSTMNTTLDGETFFKSALTTPESIDLFDMMNQAVQNDRTHLIMEVSSQAYLVKRVYGLTFDVGVFLNISPDHIGPIEHPSFEDYFYHKRLLMKNSRAVIINSDMDHFSVLKEQVEDQDHDFYGSQSDNQIENSKAFSFSATGKLAGDYDIQLIGHFNQENAVAAGLACLRLGASLEDIKKGIAATRVPGRMEVLTQKNGAKVFIDYAHNGDSLKKLINVVETHQTGKIALVLGSTGNKGESRRKDFGLLLNQHPDIQVFLTADDPNYEDPMAIADEISSYINHPVEKIADRQEAIKAAMAITSQELDAVIIAGKGADCYQIVQGKKEAYPGDAAVAENYL, encoded by the coding sequence ATGATTAAGATTGAAACCGTATTAGATATTTTAAAGAAAGATAGTCTCTTCCGCGAGATTATCGACCAAGGACACTATCACTACAACTACAGCCATGTCGTATTTGATACCATCTGTTATGACAGCCGCAAGGCCAAAGAGAAGAGCCTCTTTTTCGTCAAGGGGGCTTCCTTTAAGAAGGAATTTCTGCTTTCAGCCATCTCTCAAGGCCTCGGTTGGTATATGGCTGAAGAAGACTATGAAGTTGGTATTCCTGCTATTATCGTCAGTGATATCAAGAAAGCCATGAGTTTGATTGCCATGGAATTTTATGGAAATCCACAGGACAAACTCAAACTCCTTGCCTTTACTGGAACCAAGGGTAAGACAACAGCAGCCTATTTCGCCTATAACATCTTATCTCAAGGGCATCGACCTGCTATGTTGTCAACTATGAACACAACTCTAGATGGCGAAACTTTCTTTAAGTCTGCATTGACAACCCCTGAGAGTATTGACCTCTTTGACATGATGAATCAAGCTGTGCAAAATGACCGTACTCACCTCATCATGGAGGTATCCAGTCAGGCCTATCTGGTCAAACGTGTCTATGGTCTAACCTTTGATGTGGGAGTTTTCCTCAATATCAGCCCCGACCATATCGGCCCGATTGAACACCCTAGCTTTGAGGACTACTTCTACCACAAGCGTCTCTTGATGAAAAATAGCCGAGCAGTCATCATTAACAGTGACATGGACCACTTCTCTGTACTAAAAGAACAGGTGGAAGATCAAGACCATGATTTCTACGGTAGCCAGTCTGATAACCAAATCGAGAATTCCAAAGCCTTTAGCTTTTCAGCTACGGGTAAACTCGCTGGAGATTATGATATTCAACTCATCGGCCACTTCAACCAAGAAAATGCCGTTGCTGCTGGACTTGCTTGCCTCCGTCTCGGAGCTAGTCTTGAGGACATCAAAAAAGGAATCGCTGCAACCCGAGTTCCTGGTCGTATGGAAGTCCTCACCCAGAAAAATGGAGCCAAGGTTTTCATCGACTATGCCCACAATGGTGACAGTCTCAAAAAACTCATCAATGTTGTAGAGACTCATCAAACAGGAAAGATTGCTCTGGTCTTAGGTTCGACAGGAAATAAGGGAGAAAGTCGTCGTAAGGACTTTGGACTTCTCCTCAATCAACATCCTGATATTCAAGTCTTTCTGACTGCTGATGACCCCAACTATGAAGATCCAATGGCCATTGCAGATGAAATTAGTAGCTACATCAATCATCCTGTTGAAAAAATTGCGGATCGCCAAGAAGCCATCAAGGCAGCTATGGCTATCACAAGTCAAGAATTAGATGCTGTGATTATTGCTGGTAAGGGTGCCGATTGCTACCAAATCGTCCAAGGCAAGAAAGAAGCCTACCCAGGAGATGCAGCCGTCGCAGAAAATTATTTATAA
- a CDS encoding putative polysaccharide biosynthesis protein produces MSNENNHQQAQMLRGTAWLTASNFISRLLGAIYIIPWYIWMGSYAATANGLFTMGYNIYAWFLLISTAGIPVAVAKQVAKYNTMREEEHSFALIRSFLGFMTGLGLVFALVLYLFAPWLADLSGVGKDLIPIMQSLAWAVLIFPSMSVIRGFFQGMNNLKPYAMSQIAEQVIRVIWMLLATFMIMKMGSGDYLVAVTQSTFAAFVGMVASFAVLIYFLAKEGLLKRVLETGDKINSKRLLVDTIKEAIPFILTGSAIQLFQILDQMTFINSMSWFTNYSNEDLVVMFSYFSANPNKITMILISVGVSIGSVGLPLLTENYVKGDLKAASRLVQDSITMLFLFLLPATVGVVMVGEPLYTVFYGKPDSLAMGLFVFAVLQSTILGLYMVLSPMLQAMFRNRKAVLYFIYGSIAKLVLQLPTIALFHSYGPLISTTIGLIIPNVLMYRDICKVTGVKRKVILKRTILISLLTLFMFLVVGTLQWILGFVFQPSGRLWSFLYVALVGAMGGGVYGFLSLRTRLLDKVIGQAQANRLRAKLRISQ; encoded by the coding sequence ATGTCTAACGAAAACAATCACCAGCAGGCCCAGATGTTACGGGGGACTGCTTGGCTAACGGCTAGTAACTTTATCAGTCGTCTACTCGGTGCCATTTATATCATCCCTTGGTATATCTGGATGGGGTCTTATGCGGCTACAGCAAATGGTCTCTTCACCATGGGCTATAATATCTATGCCTGGTTCTTGCTGATTTCAACAGCAGGGATTCCAGTTGCGGTGGCCAAGCAAGTGGCCAAGTATAATACCATGCGAGAAGAAGAGCATAGCTTTGCCCTGATTCGGAGCTTTTTAGGCTTTATGACAGGACTAGGTCTGGTTTTTGCTTTAGTCTTGTATCTCTTTGCTCCATGGCTAGCAGACTTGTCGGGTGTAGGGAAAGACCTGATCCCAATCATGCAGAGTTTGGCTTGGGCGGTCTTGATTTTCCCATCTATGAGTGTTATCCGAGGCTTCTTCCAAGGGATGAATAACCTGAAACCTTATGCCATGAGCCAAATTGCTGAGCAGGTCATTCGTGTTATCTGGATGCTCTTAGCTACCTTTATGATTATGAAAATGGGCTCAGGAGATTATCTAGTAGCGGTTACCCAATCCACCTTTGCTGCCTTTGTCGGCATGGTAGCTAGTTTTGCAGTTTTGATCTATTTCCTTGCCAAAGAAGGATTACTTAAAAGAGTCCTTGAAACAGGAGATAAGATAAACAGCAAGCGTCTTTTGGTCGATACCATTAAGGAAGCCATTCCTTTTATCCTGACAGGGTCTGCTATCCAGCTTTTCCAGATTTTGGACCAGATGACCTTTATCAATAGTATGAGTTGGTTTACCAACTATAGTAATGAAGACTTGGTTGTCATGTTTTCTTATTTCTCAGCCAATCCTAATAAAATCACTATGATTTTGATTTCTGTTGGGGTTTCGATTGGGAGTGTAGGGTTGCCACTTTTGACTGAAAACTATGTCAAGGGGGACTTGAAGGCGGCTTCTCGTCTAGTTCAGGACAGCATCACTATGCTTTTCCTATTCTTGCTACCAGCAACGGTTGGAGTAGTCATGGTAGGAGAACCTCTCTATACTGTCTTCTATGGCAAGCCAGATAGTTTGGCCATGGGCTTATTTGTCTTTGCAGTTTTGCAGTCTACTATTTTAGGCTTGTACATGGTCTTGTCTCCAATGCTTCAGGCCATGTTCCGCAACCGCAAGGCAGTTCTCTATTTTATCTATGGTTCCATTGCCAAGCTGGTCTTGCAACTTCCAACCATCGCTCTCTTCCACAGTTATGGACCTTTGATTTCAACAACAATCGGTCTCATCATTCCTAATGTTTTGATGTATCGGGATATTTGTAAGGTAACTGGTGTCAAGCGCAAGGTGATTTTGAAACGAACCATTTTAATCAGTTTATTAACTCTTTTCATGTTTCTTGTAGTTGGGACATTGCAGTGGATTTTAGGATTTGTCTTCCAACCAAGTGGACGTTTGTGGAGTTTCCTATATGTAGCTCTTGTCGGTGCCATGGGGGGAGGAGTTTACGGATTCTTGAGTCTTCGTACCCGTTTATTGGATAAGGTGATTGGACAAGCCCAAGCTAATCGCTTACGAGCAAAATTAAGAATTTCTCAATAA
- a CDS encoding peptide ABC transporter substrate-binding protein, giving the protein MKKSKAKYATLAGIVLSAGILLSACGNSSTGSKTYNYVYSSDPSSLNYLAENRATTTDIVTNLVDGLMENDQYGNYVPSLAEDWSVSKDGLTYTYKLRKDAKWYTSDGDEYAPVTAQDFVTGLKYAADKKSEALYLVQESVVGLDDYITGKTSDFSTVGVKALDDQTVQYTLARPEPYWNSKTTSTILFPVNADFLKSKGDDFGKVDPSSILYNGPFLMKSFVSKSVIEYKKNPNYWDAKNVFVDDVKLTYFDGSDQDALARNFTEGVYSYARLYPNSSSFEGIKEKNKDNIIYSMQDATSYFLNFNLDRKSYKFTSKTSDAEKKSTQEAVLNKNFRQAINFAYDRTAYGAQSQGEEGATKILRNLVVPPTFVSINGKDFGEVVASKMVNYGKEWQGINFADAQDPYYNPEKAKAKFAEAKKELQAKGVQFPIHLDKTIDLANKAEIQGINSMKQSIESVLGADNVVIDVHQLSTEDYDSSGYLAQTAAQKDYDLYNGGWTADYQDPSTYLDVFNVNSGGLMQNLGIEPGEANDKAKAVGLDVYTQMLEEANKEQDPAKRYEKYADAQAWLVDSSLAIPNVSLGGTPTLRKIVPFSTPYSLAGNKGVESYKYLKLQDKTVTKDEYEKAKEKWLKEKEESNKKAQEELAKHFK; this is encoded by the coding sequence ATGAAAAAGTCTAAGGCCAAGTATGCAACACTTGCAGGTATCGTGTTAAGTGCAGGTATTTTGTTAAGTGCGTGTGGAAATTCTAGCACAGGGTCAAAAACATATAATTATGTTTATTCAAGTGATCCATCTAGTTTGAACTATCTAGCAGAAAACCGTGCAACAACTACTGATATTGTGACCAACCTGGTAGATGGTCTCATGGAAAATGACCAATATGGGAACTATGTCCCATCTTTGGCAGAGGATTGGAGTGTTTCTAAGGACGGTTTGACCTATACCTACAAACTGCGGAAAGATGCTAAATGGTATACTTCAGATGGAGATGAATATGCTCCTGTAACTGCCCAAGATTTTGTCACTGGATTGAAATATGCGGCTGATAAAAAATCAGAAGCCTTGTACTTAGTGCAAGAATCCGTTGTTGGTTTAGATGACTATATCACTGGTAAAACAAGCGACTTTTCAACTGTCGGAGTCAAGGCTCTTGATGACCAAACCGTTCAATATACCTTGGCACGACCAGAACCTTACTGGAACTCAAAAACAACTTCAACCATTCTTTTCCCAGTTAATGCGGATTTCTTGAAATCAAAAGGGGATGATTTTGGGAAGGTAGACCCATCTAGCATTTTGTACAATGGACCTTTCTTGATGAAATCCTTTGTTTCAAAATCGGTCATCGAATACAAGAAAAATCCTAACTACTGGGATGCTAAAAATGTCTTTGTAGATGATGTCAAATTGACTTATTTTGATGGTAGTGACCAAGATGCGTTAGCACGTAATTTTACCGAAGGTGTTTATAGCTATGCTCGTCTCTATCCGAACAGTTCAAGTTTTGAAGGGATTAAAGAAAAGAATAAGGACAATATCATCTATAGCATGCAAGATGCTACTTCTTACTTCTTAAACTTCAACTTGGATAGAAAATCTTATAAATTTACTTCAAAAACAAGTGATGCTGAGAAGAAGTCTACACAAGAAGCGGTTCTTAACAAAAACTTCCGTCAAGCCATTAACTTTGCTTATGACCGTACAGCCTACGGGGCTCAATCTCAGGGAGAAGAGGGTGCAACTAAGATTTTGCGTAACCTCGTCGTTCCTCCAACATTTGTAAGTATCAATGGAAAAGACTTTGGTGAAGTAGTAGCCTCTAAGATGGTGAATTACGGTAAGGAATGGCAAGGAATCAACTTTGCAGATGCCCAGGATCCATACTACAATCCAGAAAAAGCTAAAGCTAAATTTGCTGAAGCTAAGAAAGAACTCCAAGCCAAAGGAGTCCAATTCCCTATACACTTAGATAAAACTATAGATTTGGCTAATAAGGCTGAAATTCAAGGAATCAATTCCATGAAGCAATCAATAGAATCTGTCTTAGGTGCAGATAATGTTGTGATTGATGTTCATCAACTTTCTACAGAGGACTATGATAGTTCAGGTTATCTCGCTCAAACTGCAGCTCAGAAGGATTATGATCTTTACAATGGTGGTTGGACTGCAGACTATCAAGATCCTTCAACCTATCTTGATGTCTTTAACGTTAATTCTGGTGGTTTGATGCAAAATCTAGGTATAGAGCCAGGTGAAGCCAATGACAAAGCCAAGGCTGTTGGACTGGATGTCTACACTCAAATGTTGGAAGAAGCTAATAAGGAACAAGATCCAGCTAAACGTTATGAAAAATATGCAGATGCCCAAGCTTGGTTGGTGGATAGCTCTTTAGCAATTCCAAATGTTTCACTTGGTGGAACACCAACATTGAGAAAAATCGTTCCTTTCTCAACACCATATTCATTGGCTGGTAATAAAGGGGTTGAATCATATAAATATCTCAAATTACAAGATAAGACAGTCACAAAAGATGAATATGAAAAAGCTAAAGAAAAATGGTTGAAAGAAAAAGAAGAATCCAATAAAAAAGCCCAAGAAGAATTGGCAAAACATTTCAAATAA
- a CDS encoding cystathionine gamma-synthase, with protein MSKELHINTILAQAGIKSDEATGALVTPLHFSTTYQHPEFGQSTGFDYTRTKNPTRSKAEEVLAAIESADYALATSSGMSAIVLAFSIFPVGSKVLAVRDLYGGSFRWFNQVEQEGRFHFTYANTEEELIAELEKDVDVLYIETPTNPLMLEFDIEKLAKLAHAKGAKVVVDNTFYSPIYQRPIEDGADIVLHSATKYLAGHNDVLAGVVVTNSLELYEKLFYNLNTTGAVLSPFDSYQLIRGLKTLSLRMERSTANAQEVVAFLKDSPAVKEVLYTGRGGMISFKVADEKRIPHILNSLKVFSFAESLGGVESLITYPTTQTHADIPAEVRHSYGLTDDLLRLSIGIEDARDLIADLRQALEG; from the coding sequence ATGAGCAAGGAATTACACATTAACACAATTTTGGCCCAGGCGGGTATTAAGTCAGATGAAGCGACAGGTGCATTGGTGACACCGCTTCATTTTTCAACGACTTATCAGCATCCAGAGTTTGGTCAATCTACTGGATTTGACTATACGCGTACAAAAAACCCAACTCGCAGTAAGGCAGAAGAAGTCTTGGCGGCTATTGAGTCCGCAGACTATGCCCTAGCGACTAGCTCAGGGATGTCAGCTATTGTACTGGCCTTTAGTATCTTCCCAGTAGGAAGTAAGGTCTTGGCTGTCCGTGACCTTTACGGTGGTTCTTTCCGCTGGTTCAATCAAGTGGAGCAGGAAGGCCGTTTCCATTTTACCTATGCCAATACAGAAGAAGAGTTGATTGCCGAGTTAGAAAAGGACGTGGATGTTCTCTATATCGAAACACCAACCAATCCCTTGATGTTGGAATTTGATATAGAAAAACTAGCAAAATTAGCTCATGCTAAGGGTGCCAAAGTGGTGGTGGACAATACCTTCTACAGCCCTATCTACCAACGTCCGATTGAAGATGGAGCAGATATCGTTCTCCATTCAGCAACCAAGTATCTAGCAGGCCACAATGATGTCTTGGCTGGAGTGGTTGTGACCAATAGTTTAGAACTATACGAGAAGCTTTTCTACAATCTCAATACGACAGGGGCAGTCTTGTCACCATTTGACAGTTATCAATTGATTCGTGGTCTCAAGACCTTATCTCTTCGTATGGAGCGCTCAACAGCCAATGCCCAAGAAGTGGTTGCCTTTTTGAAGGATTCTCCAGCAGTTAAGGAAGTTCTCTACACTGGGCGTGGAGGGATGATTTCCTTTAAAGTAGCAGATGAAAAACGCATTCCTCATATTTTGAACAGTCTCAAGGTCTTCTCTTTTGCGGAAAGTTTGGGTGGGGTGGAAAGTCTGATTACTTATCCAACGACACAAACACATGCCGATATTCCAGCAGAAGTGCGCCATTCTTATGGTTTGACAGACGACCTCTTGCGTTTGTCAATTGGGATTGAGGATGCTAGAGATTTGATTGCAGATTTGCGCCAAGCCTTGGAAGGATAA